In the Girardinichthys multiradiatus isolate DD_20200921_A chromosome 4, DD_fGirMul_XY1, whole genome shotgun sequence genome, one interval contains:
- the zgc:113276 gene encoding uncharacterized protein zgc:113276, with the protein MVMLDVLIIGGGPHALTLASLLSSPDPGQDSDCEDDRLISMSTHSNSDTFKHTQCNEGRKRRTTAGQMTRKHKAKPTVSESTVCLPLSVLVVDTYGEWVALWESQFTALNIPHLRSHTLVHTDALNKNALQEFVLKYNRLAELHSLPDHVHIVDENAFFNDMRLGKKERRRLNITSALKKSLSFSLPGTKLSVDFFKEQVRKYKLDKILVKGTVERIIPVTGDTKGIEEEQEAQTMAVSETEKVKDEAKQKVQHFCVELQDGNILKARQVVLATGPTRAQMSNIPEWVKSIGESYPEGRLQHTVHLMHKLPNSKQRLRQTDCQGQKETSQVCEAGQRVMVVGGGLTSAHVVSIALQQGAGHVTWVMRKHLQLKQFDVGDMESLVGRYSHVEHGIKMDGQAYLRQFYNEHSLHKRLAMIRQARKGGAITPEAYIYLRPFIQSGQVQLKTFCQVNEASWCYRSQTWNLSLSTGDHWTGDMIWLATGCKLDVKQDPLLAEVMKNFPIQVVDGWPCILESLQWTEGCPLYLMGQYSALQVGPHAVNLAGGQAAGMRIAKDVIHHHMQDREQDSEMGRGKSRTEEYIQQMQGLFWL; encoded by the exons ATGGTCATGCTCGATGTGTTAATAATAGGAGGTGGCCCTCATGCCTTGACTTTGgcgagcttgctctccagcccTGACCCTGGACAAGACTCTGACTGTGAAGATGATCGTCTCATCTCCATGTCTACTCACTCAAACTCtgacacatttaaacacacacaatgtaatgaaggaaggaagaggaggACAACAGCAG GACAGATGACGAGGAAGCATAAAGCAAAGCCAACAGTATCAGAAAGCACTGTTTGCCTCCCACTCAGTGTCCTGGTGGTAGATACCTACGGAGAATGGGTCGCGTTGTGGGAGAGCCAGTTCACAGCTCTGAACATCCCTCACCTGCGCTCACACACACTGGTGCACACAGACGCTCTCAATAAG AATGCGCTTCAGGAGTTTGTTCTCAAGTACAATCGTTTAGCAGAGCTTCATAGCCTTCCAGACCATGTTCACATTGTGGATGAAAATGCGTTCTTCAATGATATGCGGCTGGGCAAAAAGGAGAGGAGACGTCTGAACATCACCTCAGCGCTAAAGAAGAGTTTATCCTTCAGTCTGCCAGGAACAAAACTCAGtgtggatttttttaaagaacag GTGAGGAAATACAAATTGGACAAAATTCTGGTCAAGGGAACAGTCGAACGCATCATTCCTGTGACTGGGGACACAAAAGGGATCGAAGAAGAGCAGGAAGCCCAAACTATGGCTGTCAGTGAGACTGAAAAAGTGAAAGATGAAGCGAAGCAGAAAGTTCAACATTTTTGTGTTGAACTTCAAGACGGCAACATCTTAAAAGCTCGGCAGGTTGTTTTGGCAACAGGTCCGACCCGTGCTCAAATGTCAAACATCCCTGAATGGGTAAAAAGCATTGGGGAAAGTTACCCGGAGGGGCGGTTGCAACACACAGTTCATCTAATGCACAAGCTGCCAAACTCTAAGCAAAGACTCCGACAAACAGATTGTCAGGGACAGAAGGAGACTTCTCAAG TGTGTGAGGCAGGGCAGAGGGTAATGGTAGTTGGTGGAGGTCTGACCAGCGCTCATGTCGTCTCTATTGCCCTGCAGCAGGGGGCCGGCCATGTGACATGGGTCATgagaaaacacctgcag TTGAAACAATTTGATGTTGGTGATATGGAGAGCCTGGTAGGCCGTTACTCCCATGTGGAGCATGGCATTAAGATGGATGGCCAGGCCTACCTACGGCAGTTCTACAATGAGCACAGCCTACACAAACGTCTGGCTATGATTCGCCAGGCAAGGAAAGGGGGCGCCATCACTCCAGAGGCATACATCTACCTGCGGCCATTCATACAGAGCGGACAGGTGCAGCTGAAGACATTTTGCCAG GTGAACGAAGCCAGCTGGTGCTACAGGTCTCAAACATGGAATCTGTCTCTCAGCACCGGGGATCACTGGACAGGGGACATGATCTGGCTCGCCACCGGCTGCAAACTTGATGTCAAACAGGACCCGTTGCTTGCTGAGGTGATGAAGAATTTCCCAATCCAG GTGGTTGATGGATGGCCTTGTATATTGGAGAGCTTACAGTGGACAGAAGGATGCCCACTCTATCTGATGGGACAGTACTCTGCTCTTCAG GTAGGACCTCATGCTGTAAATCTAGCTGGTGGACAGGCTGCTGGTATGAGAATTGCGAAGGACGTCATTCACCATCATATGCAGGACAGAGAACAGGATTCTGAAATGGGAAGAGGCAAATCAAGAACTGAAGAATATATTCAGCAGATGCAAGGACTTTTCTGGCTTTAA